One window from the genome of Amycolatopsis sp. NBC_01480 encodes:
- a CDS encoding VanZ family protein, translating into MTNAQVTALQYGLIGFLAVWATILVPQLVLQFARYGRPWVRGLVTTAAVVFYACMTLAVVFLPLPGPHSRRLEQTVQLRPFQWISDIHTELLKHGLSTSHWFTTQTFQQVALNVLLFVPLGVFARILWRRGLVGTLAIGAAASLAIEITQLTANFGTAPFVYRIFDVDDIMTNTVGAGVGWLFAALLLALRAVPSAVHAQTSRRERVDLAHTR; encoded by the coding sequence ATGACGAACGCACAGGTCACGGCCCTGCAGTACGGCCTCATCGGGTTCCTCGCGGTGTGGGCGACGATCCTCGTCCCCCAGCTGGTGCTGCAGTTCGCCCGCTATGGGCGGCCATGGGTGCGCGGGCTGGTGACCACGGCCGCCGTCGTGTTCTACGCGTGCATGACGCTTGCCGTTGTGTTTCTGCCGTTGCCCGGGCCGCACAGTCGGCGGCTCGAGCAGACCGTGCAGTTGCGGCCGTTCCAGTGGATCAGCGACATCCACACCGAACTGCTGAAGCACGGCCTGTCGACCTCGCACTGGTTCACCACTCAGACCTTCCAGCAGGTCGCGCTGAACGTGCTGCTGTTCGTGCCGCTGGGGGTGTTCGCCCGGATCCTGTGGCGCCGCGGGCTGGTCGGGACGCTGGCGATCGGCGCCGCCGCTTCACTGGCCATCGAGATCACGCAGCTCACCGCGAACTTCGGCACCGCGCCGTTCGTCTACCGCATCTTCGACGTCGACGACATCATGACCAACACGGTCGGCGCCGGCGTCGGCTGGCTCTTCGCGGCTTTGCTGCTCGCTCTGCGCGCCGTTCCTTCAGCGGTCCACGCGCAGACGTCCCGGCGCGAGCGGGTCGACCTCGCCCATACGCGCTAA
- a CDS encoding nitroreductase family deazaflavin-dependent oxidoreductase codes for MVLPERLARFNRVVTNRISGPFVGWLPGFGLLVHKGRRSGKEFRTPLNVFRTEDGFAVALTYGPGADWVKNVLAAGGAEIITRHRKYRVTDPELVHDESRRAMPTPVRQFLGLLDVQDFLLVKRE; via the coding sequence ATGGTGCTGCCAGAACGTCTCGCCCGCTTCAACCGCGTGGTGACAAACCGGATCTCGGGGCCGTTTGTCGGGTGGCTGCCCGGCTTCGGCCTGCTCGTGCACAAAGGGCGCCGCTCCGGCAAGGAGTTCCGGACGCCGCTGAACGTGTTCCGCACCGAAGACGGCTTCGCCGTGGCGCTGACCTACGGCCCCGGCGCCGACTGGGTCAAGAACGTGCTGGCCGCGGGTGGCGCGGAGATCATCACGCGGCACCGAAAATACCGCGTCACCGATCCGGAACTCGTGCATGATGAGTCCCGCCGGGCGATGCCGACACCGGTTCGGCAGTTCCTCGGCCTGCTCGACGTTCAGGATTTCCTGCTGGTCAAACGGGAGTGA
- a CDS encoding GNAT family N-acetyltransferase yields the protein MLTGELVRLRALESSDAESLYRWVNDWELGQWLTSGHPRSLDQIRKRCEDRKVNTYELVVLGIEKIADGKLLGVVDLRDAEPEQGRAEVDIYIGDKDHWDGGYGTEALRLMCNYGFTMMRLHLIALWVVAENERARHVYRKLGFVEDGRHRECFRGQDGKYHDMYLMSLLEGELK from the coding sequence ATGCTCACCGGGGAACTGGTCCGGCTGCGGGCGCTGGAGTCGTCGGACGCCGAGTCGTTGTACCGCTGGGTCAACGACTGGGAGCTCGGCCAGTGGCTGACCAGCGGCCACCCGCGCTCACTCGACCAGATCCGCAAACGCTGCGAGGACCGCAAGGTCAACACGTACGAACTCGTGGTGCTGGGCATCGAGAAGATCGCCGACGGCAAGCTGCTCGGCGTCGTCGACCTGCGTGACGCCGAGCCCGAGCAGGGCCGCGCCGAGGTCGACATCTACATCGGCGACAAGGACCACTGGGACGGCGGCTACGGCACCGAAGCGCTGCGGCTGATGTGCAATTACGGCTTCACGATGATGCGCCTGCACCTGATCGCGCTGTGGGTGGTCGCGGAGAACGAGCGCGCCCGCCACGTCTACCGCAAGCTGGGCTTCGTCGAGGACGGCCGGCACCGCGAGTGTTTCCGCGGCCAGGACGGCAAGTACCACGACATGTACCTGATGAGCCTGCTCGAGGGGGAACTCAAGTGA
- a CDS encoding alpha/beta fold hydrolase, with the protein MDDVVYTRVGEGAPLVLIHGVGHRRQAWDPVVPLLAPHRDVIAVDLPGFGESPHRDGAYGIEPALETFARLFRRLGIEKPHVAGNSLGGLLSLALGEAGLVRSVTALSPAGLWTPWQQQYALTVLRTLHTLARHTPERRVRQLATTAAGRKALTGLIYANPSVLTPQVVVDDVRALGRAEGFLPTLAQAKGGFHFTGPVRADVPVTIAWAERDRVLARPKAEALKAVAPQARLITLRGCGHVPMSDAPDVVARVLLDGSANAG; encoded by the coding sequence ATGGACGACGTCGTCTACACACGCGTGGGGGAAGGCGCGCCGCTGGTGTTGATCCACGGGGTCGGGCATCGGCGGCAGGCGTGGGATCCCGTGGTGCCGTTGCTGGCGCCGCACCGGGACGTGATCGCGGTTGACCTGCCCGGGTTCGGGGAGTCGCCGCATCGGGATGGGGCCTACGGGATCGAGCCGGCGCTCGAGACGTTCGCGCGGTTGTTCCGGCGGCTCGGGATCGAAAAGCCGCACGTCGCGGGGAACTCGCTTGGCGGACTGCTGTCCCTCGCGCTCGGGGAGGCCGGGCTGGTCCGCAGCGTCACCGCGCTGTCGCCCGCCGGGCTGTGGACGCCGTGGCAGCAGCAGTACGCGCTGACCGTCCTGCGCACCCTCCACACGCTCGCCCGGCACACGCCCGAGCGGCGCGTCCGGCAACTCGCCACCACGGCCGCCGGCCGGAAGGCGCTGACCGGGTTGATCTACGCCAACCCCTCGGTGCTCACCCCGCAAGTGGTCGTCGACGATGTTCGCGCGCTCGGCCGCGCCGAAGGGTTCCTCCCGACACTCGCCCAGGCCAAGGGCGGTTTCCACTTCACCGGGCCGGTCCGCGCCGACGTCCCGGTCACCATCGCGTGGGCCGAGCGCGACCGGGTGCTCGCGCGCCCCAAGGCGGAAGCGCTCAAGGCCGTCGCTCCGCAGGCTCGCCTGATCACGCTGCGCGGTTGCGGGCACGTGCCCATGAGCGACGCGCCGGACGTCGTCGCGCGCGTGCTGCTCGACGGCAGCGCCAACGCCGGGTGA
- the mug gene encoding G/U mismatch-specific DNA glycosylase translates to MSTRPTKEQLAAAYGTTVPDVVAPGLDVLFCGINPSLYSAVLGVHFARPGNRFWPALHRSGFTPRQFDPSEQHELLALKLGVTNVVDRATARADELDDEELRAGGQALVAKVEQAKPRWLAVLGITAYRLAFGESKARVGRQAGMIGATNVWALPNPSGLNAHWTPVGLAEEFAALRTQLVTERPSNGLHPQ, encoded by the coding sequence ATGAGCACCCGGCCGACGAAGGAACAGCTCGCCGCCGCGTATGGCACCACCGTTCCGGACGTGGTGGCGCCCGGCCTCGATGTGCTGTTCTGCGGCATCAATCCGAGCCTCTACTCCGCCGTGCTCGGCGTGCATTTCGCGCGGCCCGGCAACCGGTTCTGGCCGGCCCTGCATCGCAGCGGTTTCACGCCGCGGCAGTTCGACCCGAGTGAGCAGCACGAGCTCCTCGCGTTGAAGCTCGGCGTCACCAACGTCGTGGACCGGGCCACCGCGCGGGCGGACGAGCTGGACGACGAAGAGCTGCGCGCGGGCGGCCAGGCGCTGGTCGCGAAGGTCGAGCAGGCGAAACCGCGCTGGCTGGCCGTACTGGGCATCACGGCTTATCGCCTCGCGTTCGGCGAGTCGAAGGCGCGTGTCGGGCGTCAAGCAGGCATGATCGGGGCCACGAACGTGTGGGCACTGCCCAACCCGAGCGGCCTCAACGCCCATTGGACGCCTGTCGGACTGGCTGAGGAGTTCGCCGCGCTCCGCACACAGCTTGTTACCGAGCGTCCATCTAACGGGTTACACCCTCAGTAG
- a CDS encoding MmcQ/YjbR family DNA-binding protein, whose translation MTTWEEVVALGAELPETEESTWYRTPALKVAGKGFARLRTEAEGGLVLFCGLDEKAALLATGDPAFFTTPHYDGHGSILVDLDRVDGQQLRELLTESWRRKAPRRLVS comes from the coding sequence ATGACGACCTGGGAAGAAGTGGTGGCGCTCGGGGCGGAGCTGCCGGAGACCGAGGAGTCCACCTGGTACCGCACCCCCGCGTTGAAGGTGGCGGGCAAGGGATTCGCGCGGCTGCGGACCGAGGCCGAGGGCGGGCTCGTCCTGTTCTGCGGCCTCGACGAGAAGGCGGCGCTGCTCGCCACGGGCGATCCGGCGTTTTTCACCACCCCGCACTACGACGGGCACGGCTCGATCCTGGTCGACCTGGACCGGGTGGACGGGCAGCAGCTGCGGGAGCTGCTGACGGAGTCCTGGCGACGGAAGGCCCCGCGCCGGCTGGTCAGCTGA
- a CDS encoding response regulator transcription factor, with the protein MRGIEPHRPTVTPGQPGASRSLGVAVVDPIPIFREGLAAMVHRSPGLHWAGQAASHHSALQLCEQVRPDVVILDSALDPNGHLTKLLASGDPALLLVVLVRDANRTQQYLATAIGAGAHAIVPRSVDPRRLAEAIRRAHSDRRYIDPALAALTARPKRQPSPRAAPDADHLAQPKGAMPLSRREYQVLQLVAEGLENSAIAKLLFLSVETVRTHVKSILRKLSARDRTHAVTIAFRTGILIPRADDGHNPAPAQPAVARGTP; encoded by the coding sequence ATGCGCGGCATCGAGCCCCACCGACCGACCGTCACGCCGGGGCAGCCCGGCGCGAGCCGCAGCCTCGGGGTCGCAGTGGTCGATCCCATTCCGATCTTCCGCGAGGGCCTGGCCGCGATGGTGCACCGCAGCCCCGGCCTGCACTGGGCGGGCCAGGCGGCGAGCCACCACTCCGCGCTCCAGCTGTGCGAACAGGTGCGCCCCGACGTCGTCATCCTCGACTCGGCGCTGGACCCCAATGGCCACCTCACCAAGCTGCTGGCCTCGGGCGATCCGGCATTGCTGCTGGTCGTGCTGGTCCGCGACGCGAACCGGACGCAGCAGTACCTGGCCACCGCCATCGGCGCGGGCGCGCACGCGATCGTGCCGCGCTCGGTGGACCCGCGCCGGCTCGCGGAGGCCATCCGGCGCGCGCACTCCGACCGTCGTTACATCGACCCGGCGCTGGCCGCGCTCACCGCCAGACCAAAACGGCAGCCGTCCCCCAGAGCGGCGCCGGACGCGGACCACCTGGCGCAGCCGAAGGGCGCGATGCCGCTTTCGCGCCGTGAGTACCAGGTGTTGCAACTCGTGGCCGAAGGCTTGGAGAACTCGGCGATCGCGAAGCTGCTGTTCCTGTCCGTGGAAACGGTCCGGACGCACGTGAAGAGCATCCTGCGCAAGCTTTCCGCACGCGACCGGACACATGCCGTGACCATCGCGTTCCGCACCGGCATCCTGATCCCGCGCGCGGACGACGGCCACAACCCCGCGCCCGCCCAGCCCGCCGTGGCGCGCGGCACCCCCTGA
- a CDS encoding class I SAM-dependent methyltransferase, whose translation MGVTAVGCPVDVYLRLPTSGEPEIVHGAVPAGASILELGSGCGRVTHPLVALGHRVVAVDDSPEMLAHVREAETVCSRIGDLRLGRCFDVVLLGSHLLNTPDPVEARALLAAARRHLVPGGVVLVEWHQPEWFDRVASGSGGQLGDVAVALEDVARDGDLLSAAVRYSVGGEAWRQEFTCRRLSPEALSKALTSADLAFDRWVTADRDWFSAHGVAKPPPG comes from the coding sequence ATGGGTGTCACGGCCGTCGGTTGCCCGGTGGACGTCTACCTCCGGCTGCCGACGTCGGGGGAACCCGAGATCGTGCACGGCGCGGTGCCTGCCGGCGCTTCGATCCTGGAGCTGGGCAGCGGGTGTGGCCGCGTGACGCATCCGCTCGTGGCGCTCGGCCACCGAGTCGTCGCGGTGGATGACTCGCCGGAGATGCTCGCGCACGTCCGCGAGGCCGAGACGGTCTGCTCGCGGATCGGCGACCTGAGGCTGGGGCGGTGCTTCGACGTCGTGCTGCTCGGCAGCCACCTGCTCAACACGCCTGACCCGGTGGAAGCGCGGGCGCTGCTGGCGGCAGCCCGGCGACATCTCGTTCCCGGCGGGGTGGTGCTGGTCGAATGGCATCAGCCGGAGTGGTTCGACCGCGTGGCGAGCGGTTCGGGCGGGCAGCTGGGCGACGTGGCCGTCGCGCTGGAGGACGTCGCCCGCGATGGCGACCTGCTGTCCGCGGCCGTCCGATACAGCGTCGGCGGCGAGGCTTGGCGGCAGGAATTCACCTGCCGCCGGCTGTCTCCCGAAGCCCTCAGCAAGGCCCTGACCTCGGCCGATCTGGCTTTCGACCGCTGGGTGACCGCTGACCGGGACTGGTTCTCCGCACACGGGGTAGCGAAGCCGCCACCGGGCTAG
- a CDS encoding bifunctional metallophosphatase/5'-nucleotidase produces MRLFTRLAVTAAAALATVAVTSAPASAAQTTDVRIITFNDLHGNLEPPAGSSGRVTQSDGSTVDAGGAAYLATHVKQLQSQVRNSMVLSAGDNIGASPVVSALFHDEPTIDFLNMLGVKASVVGNHEFDEGYQELLRMQFGGCNKTDGCQFRSSFDGAKFPFLGSNVYFTNGLPALLPFTVQFSGGVPIGVIGATLKDLPTVVTPEAIKGLKFGDEVQAINRTANLLDALGIKAQVVLLHQGDSTEVNSGPNDCKLQADGPAATIAKNVSPKVDAIFTGHSHQQYNCVINDPAGQPRAVMQGASFGRLLSVLDLKIDLRTRDVVRSQTKAHNEIVTRDVTPDPAVAKLVDEAKTKSAPIANKQVGTITADLKAAGAASGESTLGDVLADAQLEGTKANNAQIAITNPGGIRGDLNYASSPNGEGDGVVTYGEAFTVQPFANIMQTITLTGANLKNVLEQQWGQSGGTKILQISSTLHYTYSASAPVGSRISNITVNGTPVDPAATFRVSVNNFLAAGGDGFTEFTKGTDLAGGPVDLDALIAYLGAHPGVAPPPADRITVTP; encoded by the coding sequence ATGAGGCTCTTCACCCGGCTCGCGGTCACCGCCGCGGCCGCACTGGCGACGGTGGCCGTCACGAGCGCACCCGCGTCGGCGGCCCAGACCACGGACGTCCGGATCATCACGTTCAACGACCTGCACGGGAACCTCGAGCCGCCCGCCGGTTCGAGCGGGCGCGTGACGCAGTCGGACGGCTCCACTGTGGACGCGGGCGGCGCCGCTTACCTGGCGACGCACGTGAAGCAGCTGCAGTCGCAGGTCCGCAACTCGATGGTGCTGTCCGCGGGTGACAACATCGGCGCGTCGCCGGTGGTCTCCGCGCTCTTCCACGACGAGCCGACCATCGACTTCCTCAACATGCTCGGCGTCAAGGCGTCCGTGGTGGGTAACCACGAATTCGACGAGGGCTACCAGGAACTGCTGCGCATGCAGTTCGGCGGCTGCAACAAGACCGACGGCTGCCAGTTCCGCAGTTCCTTCGACGGCGCGAAGTTCCCGTTCCTCGGGTCCAATGTGTACTTCACCAACGGCCTGCCCGCGCTGCTGCCGTTCACCGTCCAGTTCTCCGGCGGCGTGCCGATCGGCGTCATCGGTGCCACGCTGAAGGACCTGCCCACCGTCGTCACGCCGGAAGCCATCAAGGGCCTGAAGTTCGGCGACGAGGTGCAGGCCATCAACCGCACCGCGAACCTGCTCGACGCGCTCGGCATCAAGGCCCAGGTCGTGCTGCTGCACCAGGGCGACAGCACCGAGGTCAACTCCGGCCCCAACGACTGCAAGCTGCAGGCGGACGGCCCGGCGGCGACCATCGCGAAGAACGTCAGCCCCAAGGTCGACGCCATCTTCACCGGGCACAGCCACCAGCAGTACAACTGCGTGATCAACGACCCCGCCGGCCAGCCGCGCGCGGTGATGCAGGGCGCTTCGTTCGGGCGGCTGCTTTCCGTCCTGGACCTGAAGATCGACCTGCGCACGCGCGACGTCGTGCGGTCTCAGACCAAGGCGCACAACGAGATCGTCACCCGCGACGTCACGCCGGACCCGGCCGTGGCCAAGCTCGTCGATGAGGCCAAGACCAAGTCCGCCCCGATCGCGAACAAGCAGGTCGGCACCATCACCGCGGACCTCAAGGCGGCCGGCGCGGCTTCGGGCGAGTCGACGCTCGGCGACGTCCTCGCCGACGCGCAGCTCGAAGGCACCAAGGCCAACAACGCGCAGATCGCCATCACCAACCCCGGCGGCATCCGCGGCGACCTGAACTACGCCTCGTCGCCGAACGGCGAGGGCGACGGCGTGGTCACGTACGGCGAAGCGTTCACCGTGCAGCCGTTCGCCAACATCATGCAGACGATCACGCTCACCGGCGCGAACCTGAAGAACGTGCTGGAGCAGCAGTGGGGTCAGTCGGGCGGCACCAAGATCCTGCAGATCTCGAGCACGCTGCACTACACGTACTCGGCGTCGGCGCCGGTCGGCTCGCGCATCTCGAACATCACCGTGAACGGCACGCCGGTGGACCCGGCCGCGACGTTCCGCGTGTCGGTGAACAACTTCCTCGCCGCGGGCGGGGACGGGTTCACCGAGTTCACGAAGGGCACCGACCTGGCGGGCGGGCCGGTCGACCTGGACGCGCTGATCGCCTACCTCGGCGCGCACCCGGGCGTCGCGCCGCCGCCGGCGGACCGGATCACGGTCACGCCGTAG
- a CDS encoding acyl-CoA dehydrogenase, translated as MGHYKSNVRDLEFNLFEVLGVQERLGKGVLAESDEETARGVLTELNKLATGPLAESYADADRNPPVYDPKTFSVKIPESFKKSYQQLMDGEWWRLGLTNDLGGFGLPPTVQWAAAELILGANAPLFMYMAGPNFAMIVNKNGTEEQQHWAQIMIDRAWGATMVLTEPDAGSDVGAGRTKAVKQEDGSWHIDGVKRFITSAEHDMSENIMHLVLARPEGPGIETKPGTKGLSLFLVPKYHFDSKTGELGERNGAYVTNVEHKMGIKASTTCELTFGQHGTPAKGWLLGEVHNGIAQMFQVIEYARMMVGTKAIATLSTGYLNARDYAKERVQGADLPNMLNKAAPRVTITHHPDVRRSLMLQKAYAEGLRAVYLYTASFQDQLWTGEGDEASLKLAHGVNDLLLPIVKGVGSERATEQLVQSLQTLGGSGFLQDYPIEQYIRDAKIDSLYEGTTAIQSLDFFFRKIVRDKGQSLAYVAGEITKFLEAEAGNGRLKNERALLKQALEDTQGMLGSLIGYLTASQEDSQSINKVGQHTVRLLMSVGDLLVGWQLLKGAEVAIAKLDAGASAKDVPFYEGKVAVASFFAKSVLPELTARRAIVETADNTLMDLDEAAF; from the coding sequence ATGGGCCACTACAAGAGCAACGTCCGAGACCTGGAGTTCAACCTCTTCGAGGTGCTCGGCGTACAGGAACGCCTGGGCAAGGGCGTGCTCGCCGAATCGGACGAGGAGACCGCGCGCGGGGTGCTGACCGAGCTGAACAAGCTCGCCACCGGCCCGCTGGCCGAGTCCTACGCCGATGCGGACCGGAACCCGCCGGTGTACGACCCCAAGACGTTCAGCGTCAAGATCCCCGAGTCGTTCAAGAAGAGCTACCAGCAGCTGATGGACGGCGAGTGGTGGCGCCTCGGGCTGACCAACGACCTCGGCGGCTTCGGCCTGCCCCCGACGGTGCAGTGGGCCGCGGCCGAGCTGATCCTCGGCGCGAACGCCCCGCTGTTCATGTACATGGCGGGCCCGAACTTCGCGATGATCGTGAACAAGAACGGCACCGAAGAGCAGCAGCACTGGGCGCAGATCATGATCGACCGCGCCTGGGGCGCGACGATGGTGCTGACCGAGCCGGACGCCGGCTCCGACGTCGGCGCGGGCCGCACCAAGGCCGTCAAGCAGGAAGACGGCTCCTGGCACATCGACGGCGTGAAGCGGTTCATCACCTCCGCCGAGCACGACATGAGCGAAAACATCATGCACCTCGTGCTGGCGCGTCCCGAGGGCCCCGGCATCGAGACCAAGCCCGGCACGAAGGGCCTTTCGCTCTTCCTGGTGCCGAAGTACCACTTCGACTCGAAGACCGGCGAGCTGGGCGAGCGCAACGGCGCCTACGTCACCAACGTCGAGCACAAGATGGGCATCAAGGCGTCCACCACCTGCGAGCTGACCTTCGGCCAGCACGGCACCCCGGCCAAGGGCTGGCTGCTCGGCGAGGTGCACAACGGCATCGCGCAGATGTTCCAGGTCATCGAGTACGCCCGGATGATGGTCGGCACCAAGGCCATCGCCACGCTGTCCACCGGCTACCTGAACGCGCGCGACTACGCCAAGGAGCGCGTGCAGGGCGCCGACCTGCCGAACATGCTGAACAAGGCCGCGCCGCGCGTCACGATCACGCACCACCCGGACGTCCGCCGTTCGCTGATGCTGCAGAAGGCGTACGCGGAGGGCCTGCGCGCGGTGTACCTGTACACGGCTTCGTTCCAGGACCAGCTGTGGACCGGCGAAGGCGACGAGGCTTCGCTGAAGCTGGCGCACGGCGTCAACGACCTGCTGCTGCCGATCGTCAAGGGCGTCGGCTCCGAGCGCGCGACCGAGCAGCTCGTGCAGTCGCTGCAGACCCTTGGCGGGTCCGGCTTCCTGCAGGACTACCCCATCGAGCAGTACATCCGCGACGCGAAGATCGACTCGCTGTACGAGGGCACCACGGCGATCCAGTCGCTGGACTTCTTCTTCCGCAAGATCGTCCGCGACAAGGGCCAGTCGCTCGCGTACGTGGCCGGCGAGATCACGAAGTTCCTCGAAGCCGAGGCGGGCAACGGCCGGCTCAAGAACGAGCGCGCGCTGCTGAAGCAGGCCCTCGAGGACACGCAGGGCATGCTCGGCTCGCTGATCGGCTACCTGACCGCTTCGCAGGAGGACTCGCAGAGCATCAACAAGGTCGGCCAGCACACGGTGCGGCTGCTGATGTCGGTGGGCGACCTGCTGGTCGGCTGGCAGCTGCTCAAGGGCGCCGAGGTGGCCATCGCCAAGCTGGACGCCGGCGCATCGGCCAAGGACGTGCCGTTCTACGAGGGCAAGGTCGCCGTGGCCTCGTTCTTCGCCAAGTCCGTGCTGCCGGAGCTGACCGCGCGCCGCGCGATCGTCGAGACGGCCGACAACACGCTGATGGACCTGGACGAGGCGGCCTTCTGA
- a CDS encoding GlsB/YeaQ/YmgE family stress response membrane protein, giving the protein MTVSGIISAIVIGLILGLLGRLFAPGKQSIPIWLTIVVGIVAAFVGTWIARGIGYADTKGIDWLEIITQVVIAAIGVSLVAGIYGRRSVNR; this is encoded by the coding sequence ATGACCGTCTCAGGCATCATCAGCGCCATCGTGATCGGCTTGATCCTCGGCCTGCTCGGCCGGTTGTTCGCGCCCGGCAAGCAGTCCATCCCGATCTGGCTGACGATCGTGGTCGGCATCGTGGCGGCCTTCGTCGGCACCTGGATCGCCCGCGGGATCGGCTACGCCGACACGAAGGGCATCGACTGGCTCGAGATCATCACGCAGGTGGTGATCGCCGCGATCGGCGTCAGCCTGGTGGCCGGGATCTACGGCAGGCGCAGCGTCAACAGGTAG
- a CDS encoding VanW family protein, whose product MREDETSQDLFFDDLLHGSEEDRAAGSLSEDLLPDDLATEIFAVVGSPPPPDTPARRVRRKIGRTFMVVGGLMGLFVLLYGLDLIVSAGDVPRGVVVAGIDVGGLSHADAEAKLRAELQPRLTQPVQVHGGDVTTTLLPAESGLGLDWPATLAQAGHQPLSPITRIMSFFSTREVGVVTRSDQQEVRQAVQSLADVRLNHPLVEGSIGFLPKAGTDVTPYPVEPRQGQSLTDIPAAVQAVIADWLAPGGVPLRMDVTPPKSTSAGVHALLEQVVTPAVAKPVVVHGQDKDATLTPAAIAASFQFAPRDGGSLELRIDQGKLQQAVQADLASTETDGRDAQIVFTAGVPAVQPSEDARKINWANTFKPITQVLAKPDGRDLSVAYDATKPSMTTEAASALGIKEVIGEFTTSGFSGPAATNIQTLADRVSGAIVKPGETFSLGARSGARTTANGYVSAPVDEDGTGPSVVGGGVSQLASTLYNAAYLAGLGDGGHAAHDHYLDRYPAGRDAAAVDASGNPVELKIADTMPTGFAIQAYAGGGSVTVRIWGTKQYRVEGRTGAETNQVSPPIQFGPGPDGTCQASVGATGFSVSDTRVFYDLATGNEIREETRNTTYAPQPIVLC is encoded by the coding sequence GTGCGCGAAGACGAGACCTCGCAAGACCTCTTCTTCGACGACCTGCTGCACGGTTCCGAGGAAGACCGGGCCGCCGGCTCGCTCTCCGAAGACCTTCTCCCGGACGACCTGGCCACGGAGATCTTCGCCGTCGTCGGCTCGCCCCCGCCGCCCGATACGCCGGCGCGGCGGGTCCGCCGCAAGATCGGCCGCACGTTCATGGTCGTCGGCGGTCTGATGGGGTTGTTCGTGCTGCTGTACGGCCTCGACCTGATCGTCAGCGCGGGCGACGTGCCGCGTGGGGTGGTCGTGGCGGGCATCGACGTCGGCGGCCTCTCGCACGCCGACGCCGAGGCCAAGCTGCGCGCCGAGCTCCAGCCGCGGCTGACGCAGCCGGTGCAGGTGCACGGCGGCGACGTCACGACGACGTTGCTACCCGCCGAGTCCGGCCTCGGCCTGGACTGGCCGGCGACCCTCGCGCAGGCCGGGCACCAGCCGTTGAGCCCGATCACGCGGATCATGTCGTTCTTCAGCACCCGCGAGGTCGGGGTGGTCACGCGCTCGGACCAGCAGGAGGTCCGCCAGGCGGTGCAGTCGCTGGCCGACGTGCGGCTGAACCACCCGCTGGTCGAGGGCAGCATCGGGTTCCTGCCGAAGGCCGGGACGGACGTGACGCCGTACCCCGTCGAGCCGCGACAGGGCCAGTCGCTGACCGACATTCCCGCGGCGGTGCAGGCGGTGATCGCGGACTGGCTCGCGCCGGGCGGCGTGCCGCTGCGGATGGACGTGACGCCGCCGAAATCGACGTCGGCCGGAGTGCACGCGCTGCTGGAGCAGGTGGTGACGCCCGCGGTGGCGAAGCCCGTCGTGGTGCACGGCCAGGACAAGGACGCGACGCTGACGCCGGCCGCCATCGCGGCGTCGTTCCAGTTCGCGCCGCGCGACGGCGGCAGCCTGGAGCTGCGGATCGACCAGGGCAAGCTGCAGCAGGCCGTGCAGGCGGACCTGGCGTCGACCGAGACCGACGGGCGCGACGCGCAGATCGTGTTCACCGCGGGCGTGCCGGCCGTGCAGCCGTCCGAGGACGCGCGGAAGATCAACTGGGCCAACACTTTCAAGCCGATCACGCAGGTGCTGGCGAAGCCGGACGGCCGGGACCTGAGCGTGGCGTACGACGCGACGAAGCCGAGCATGACCACGGAAGCGGCGTCGGCGCTGGGCATCAAGGAGGTGATCGGCGAGTTCACCACCAGCGGCTTCAGCGGCCCGGCGGCCACGAACATCCAGACGCTCGCCGACCGCGTCTCGGGCGCCATCGTGAAGCCGGGCGAGACGTTCAGCCTCGGCGCGCGCTCGGGCGCCCGGACCACGGCGAACGGCTACGTCAGCGCACCCGTCGACGAGGACGGCACGGGCCCTTCGGTGGTGGGCGGCGGAGTTTCGCAGCTCGCGTCCACTTTGTACAACGCGGCGTACCTGGCCGGCCTCGGCGACGGCGGCCACGCCGCGCACGACCACTACCTGGACCGCTACCCGGCGGGCCGCGACGCGGCGGCCGTCGACGCGTCGGGAAACCCGGTGGAGCTGAAGATCGCGGACACCATGCCGACCGGCTTCGCCATCCAGGCCTACGCCGGCGGCGGCTCGGTGACGGTGCGGATCTGGGGCACCAAGCAGTACCGGGTGGAAGGCCGCACGGGCGCTGAGACGAACCAGGTCTCGCCGCCCATCCAGTTCGGCCCCGGCCCGGACGGCACCTGCCAGGCCTCGGTCGGTGCCACCGGGTTCAGCGTTTCGGACACCCGGGTCTTCTACGATTTGGCTACCGGCAACGAAATCCGCGAGGAAACCCGCAACACGACTTATGCGCCGCAGCCGATCGTGTTGTGCTAG